The Candidatus Accumulibacter similis genome has a segment encoding these proteins:
- a CDS encoding DUF4157 domain-containing protein, with protein MTRTYRRSGGEAVRRSASTAAPPAVVAPARQPMVPAAHEGVPRFLAARGVPVSQPGDAGERRAEALAAAVMAPAGCAGCAPLAPCASCAAGVQRSAEGSGPQSASLPGLDAGRPLDGATRDFFEPRFGRDLGAVRVHSGAPAATAARALSARAFSFGNDIGFAAGRYEPGSDSGRRLLAHELAHVVSGDATRTVARTPDAGAAAAAAASIPDAAAAAATGGPTDAGVPLPGGVPAAPTPLFDRLFGSCLTPEEGARRDAFALRRMHLERYIPSTTFGMFDADYFPLFGLMPVTVKMKFNFVAADNAPGVFDVLRRALAGEDMSRFFWSDSEKADFKRDYIGRVSARWSAQHVLWSSKPCWDFRAIPLVTPVEVDDDAAAHYVTTVHKSPGPGIDYKSATSDPDPAHPERPATADLYQSDVREEPDFNSGSVATTERQRLETALAAAAASPVLFANDSDVIEPAVRPALTAFANAARQKNPSDPLIPLKVDGFASRDGEATHNQGLSDRRAAAVRSFLAGLGVPQPIGVLGHGAVGSAGDAGNRRADISVDHSFETTYAANRYSVGEHEFGHMLGLPDEYQNNTSGTLGTQQTLYSGLVTAAGVPGPAVWGVRTSSQMSNGIDVLPRHYVTLWEALGRMTAPDIAQSEWRIG; from the coding sequence ATGACCAGGACTTACCGCCGCAGCGGTGGCGAGGCGGTCCGGCGGAGCGCGTCCACCGCGGCACCGCCGGCTGTCGTTGCGCCTGCGCGGCAGCCGATGGTGCCGGCGGCGCACGAGGGCGTCCCGCGATTTCTTGCCGCGCGCGGGGTTCCCGTCTCGCAGCCCGGCGACGCGGGCGAGCGGCGGGCCGAGGCACTCGCCGCGGCGGTGATGGCGCCGGCAGGATGTGCCGGCTGTGCGCCGCTCGCGCCTTGCGCCAGTTGCGCCGCGGGCGTGCAGCGCTCGGCCGAGGGCAGCGGCCCGCAGTCGGCGTCGTTGCCCGGCCTGGATGCGGGGCGGCCGCTCGATGGCGCCACGCGCGACTTCTTCGAACCGCGTTTCGGCCGCGATCTCGGCGCGGTGCGCGTACACAGCGGTGCGCCGGCGGCGACGGCGGCACGCGCGCTGTCGGCGCGTGCCTTCAGCTTCGGCAACGATATCGGTTTTGCCGCCGGTCGTTACGAACCCGGGTCGGATTCGGGGCGGCGGCTGCTTGCGCACGAGCTGGCGCATGTGGTGAGTGGCGATGCCACCCGGACCGTTGCCCGTACTCCGGACGCCGGCGCCGCCGCTGCAGCTGCCGCATCCATTCCGGATGCGGCAGCTGCAGCGGCCACGGGCGGACCGACCGATGCCGGCGTGCCGCTGCCGGGCGGCGTACCGGCAGCGCCGACGCCGCTCTTCGATCGCCTGTTCGGCTCCTGCCTGACGCCCGAGGAGGGCGCTCGCCGCGATGCCTTCGCGCTGCGCCGCATGCACCTCGAGCGCTACATTCCCTCGACCACCTTCGGCATGTTCGACGCCGATTACTTCCCGCTGTTCGGACTGATGCCGGTGACGGTGAAGATGAAGTTCAATTTCGTCGCCGCCGACAATGCGCCGGGGGTGTTCGACGTCCTGCGGCGGGCGCTGGCCGGCGAAGACATGAGCCGCTTCTTCTGGAGCGACAGCGAGAAGGCCGATTTCAAGCGCGATTACATCGGCCGCGTCAGCGCGCGCTGGAGCGCGCAGCATGTCCTCTGGTCGAGCAAGCCGTGCTGGGATTTCCGGGCGATCCCGCTGGTGACACCGGTGGAAGTCGATGACGACGCGGCGGCGCACTACGTGACGACGGTGCACAAGAGCCCGGGGCCGGGGATCGACTACAAGTCGGCCACCAGCGACCCCGACCCGGCGCATCCGGAACGGCCGGCGACCGCCGACCTCTACCAGTCCGACGTCCGCGAGGAGCCGGACTTCAACAGCGGCAGCGTCGCCACCACCGAGCGGCAGCGGCTGGAGACGGCGCTGGCGGCAGCGGCAGCGTCGCCGGTGCTCTTCGCCAACGATTCGGACGTCATCGAACCGGCAGTACGCCCGGCGCTGACCGCCTTCGCCAATGCGGCGCGGCAGAAGAACCCGTCGGACCCGCTGATTCCGCTCAAGGTCGACGGCTTCGCCAGTCGCGACGGAGAAGCGACGCACAACCAGGGCCTCTCGGACCGGCGTGCCGCCGCGGTCCGCAGTTTCCTCGCCGGCCTCGGCGTGCCGCAGCCGATCGGTGTTCTTGGCCACGGCGCCGTCGGTAGCGCCGGCGATGCCGGCAACCGTCGTGCGGACATCTCGGTCGACCACAGCTTCGAGACGACCTATGCCGCCAACCGCTACTCGGTCGGCGAGCACGAGTTCGGCCACATGCTCGGCCTGCCCGACGAGTACCAGAACAACACCAGCGGCACGCTCGGCACGCAGCAGACCCTCTATTCCGGCCTGGTCACGGCGGCCGGGGTACCGGGGCCGGCGGTCTGGGGGGTGAGGACCTCGAGCCAGATGTCGAACGGCATCGATGTGCTGCCGCGCCACTACGTCACCCTCTGGGAAGCGCTCGGTCGCATGACGGCGCCCGACATCGCGCAGTCCGAGTGGCGCATCGGATGA
- a CDS encoding ABC transporter ATP-binding protein — MQTIISVSGLAKTYATGFQALKSVSLDIRRGEIFALLGPNGAGKTTLISIICGIVKASAGSVRVGGHDIVADYRAARSLIGLVPQELTTDAFESVWATVSFSRGLFGKRANPQYLEKVLRDLSLWERRDSRILTLSGGMKRRLLIAKALSHEPQVLFLDEPTAGVDVNLRRDMWQLVRGLQATGVTIILTTHYIDEAEEMADRIGVISKGELIVVEEKAELMRQLGRKRLTLQLQQPLQEIPAALAAHRLDLSRDGSELTYTYDTRGEGSGILALLEDVSAAGIAFRDLQTTQSSLEEIFVSLVKDGP; from the coding sequence ATGCAGACCATCATCTCGGTTTCCGGACTGGCCAAGACCTATGCGACGGGGTTCCAGGCGCTGAAGAGCGTCAGCCTGGACATCCGTCGCGGCGAGATCTTCGCCCTGCTGGGCCCCAACGGCGCCGGCAAGACGACGCTGATCAGCATCATCTGCGGCATCGTCAAGGCCAGCGCGGGCAGCGTGCGGGTCGGCGGGCACGACATCGTCGCCGATTACCGCGCCGCCCGCTCGCTGATCGGGCTGGTGCCGCAGGAGCTCACCACCGACGCCTTCGAATCGGTCTGGGCGACGGTATCGTTCAGCCGCGGCCTGTTCGGCAAGCGGGCCAACCCGCAGTACCTCGAGAAGGTGCTGCGCGATCTCTCGCTCTGGGAGCGCCGGGACAGCCGCATCCTCACCCTCTCCGGCGGCATGAAGCGCCGCCTGCTGATCGCCAAGGCGCTGTCGCACGAGCCGCAGGTACTCTTCCTCGACGAGCCGACCGCCGGCGTCGACGTGAACCTGCGGCGTGACATGTGGCAGCTGGTGCGCGGGCTGCAGGCCACCGGCGTCACGATCATCCTCACCACGCACTACATCGACGAGGCCGAGGAAATGGCGGACCGCATCGGCGTCATCAGCAAGGGCGAACTGATCGTCGTCGAGGAGAAGGCCGAGCTGATGCGCCAGCTCGGCAGGAAGCGGCTGACGCTGCAACTGCAGCAGCCGCTGCAGGAGATTCCGGCGGCGCTGGCTGCGCACCGGCTCGACCTGTCGCGCGACGGCAGCGAGCTGACCTATACCTATGACACCCGCGGGGAGGGCAGCGGCATCCTCGCGCTGCTCGAGGATGTGAGCGCTGCCGGCATCGCCTTCCGGGATTTGCAGACGACGCAGAGTTCGCTCGAGGAGATCTTCGTCAGCCTGGTGAAGGACGGACCATGA
- a CDS encoding DUF2501 domain-containing protein translates to MKTKPCRRRVGAILIAALLPFQVAQAQLGDLLKQGQGSGLPAGVGSVGGMGGVLPGQSLTSGSLGNVAGLLEFCIRNNYLGGKTAASVKDSLTGRLPGGSPKADPGYDSGSRGILHSSDGGQLDLAGGGLKKQVTKQICDQVLAQGKSLL, encoded by the coding sequence ATGAAGACCAAACCTTGTCGCAGGCGTGTCGGCGCCATCCTGATCGCCGCCCTGTTGCCCTTCCAGGTTGCCCAGGCGCAGCTTGGCGATCTCCTCAAACAGGGGCAGGGGAGCGGCCTGCCCGCCGGCGTCGGCAGTGTCGGCGGGATGGGCGGCGTGCTGCCGGGGCAGTCGCTCACTTCGGGCAGCCTCGGCAACGTCGCCGGGCTGCTCGAGTTCTGCATCCGCAACAACTACCTCGGTGGCAAGACGGCGGCGTCCGTCAAGGACTCGCTCACCGGCAGGCTTCCGGGCGGGTCGCCGAAGGCCGACCCGGGTTACGACAGCGGCAGCCGGGGAATCCTCCACAGCAGTGATGGCGGCCAACTCGATCTCGCCGGCGGCGGCTTGAAGAAGCAGGTGACGAAACAGATCTGCGACCAGGTCCTCGCGCAGGGCAAGTCGCTGCTGTGA
- a CDS encoding tetratricopeptide repeat protein produces MRCLGLLLALLLSAATLAAAADFGLQLRDAGDARGAVVSAVADGSSAATAGVQPGDIVLRLDQTSITGAAQFSLVSRRLPADRPVTLRIARQGWERDVLLPATAAQLAPAPRFGLRLGDAPAAGHPAGSVAIAAVLANTAAAHAGLQTGDIVTRVDGQSPEGASQLVRQLQEAATANRPLRLVVTRDGWEKEVLLRAGPMAAGLTAAEWSDADRLAGAALPAAAATTNKAPADVAAGVPVTDPPVSAQARAELLAMDDASYRTYKADLEVADARYESGQWQEAERYYRQALARVPSEVQSWARLGHTLLMQQRHADAVRACRRALDLGGPRAETLNNLALAYFELGALAQARDAYLKAIETAPEWPLPYAGLARVHFTRQDWSEAEKYYRLALERDPGNGGHRQMLDAARQRQGEAAPISPTTADPAAPRPGTAAARLAAAPEADEVGPAARPAVQANSPAAAEAVPAGRKAMIAIGEFMVKAAGAGQFVGDGLREMMMTTMHENGRFIVVERLDLQGLAAEQALSRSPLARPDAVIAERQMDVAEIMVSAAVTEFELEASGSGLELGVPKIPLTFGHQSRNAHLAIDVRVIDIATGRVLGAKRIEGKASASQTSIGGTLSRRGTAIPVSLGGFRNTPMEAAIRDCVQKASEYITSSTPRKYFRHE; encoded by the coding sequence GTGCGCTGCCTCGGCCTCTTGCTGGCACTGCTGCTGTCGGCGGCGACCCTCGCCGCGGCAGCCGATTTCGGTCTCCAGCTGCGCGACGCCGGTGACGCGCGCGGCGCCGTGGTCTCGGCGGTGGCCGATGGCAGCAGCGCCGCGACAGCCGGCGTCCAGCCCGGCGACATCGTCCTCCGTCTGGACCAGACGTCGATCACCGGTGCCGCCCAGTTTTCCCTCGTTTCCCGCAGACTGCCTGCCGACAGACCCGTGACGCTGCGCATCGCGCGCCAGGGCTGGGAGCGCGACGTCCTGCTGCCGGCGACCGCGGCGCAACTCGCGCCAGCGCCGAGATTCGGTCTCCGCCTCGGCGATGCGCCTGCAGCTGGCCACCCCGCCGGCAGCGTCGCGATCGCCGCCGTCCTCGCCAACACGGCGGCCGCCCACGCCGGCCTGCAGACGGGCGACATCGTGACGCGCGTCGACGGACAGTCCCCCGAAGGCGCAAGCCAGCTTGTCCGTCAACTCCAGGAGGCCGCCACTGCCAATCGCCCTTTGCGTCTCGTCGTCACCCGCGACGGCTGGGAGAAGGAGGTACTGCTCCGCGCCGGCCCGATGGCGGCCGGGCTCACCGCCGCCGAGTGGAGCGATGCCGATCGACTGGCAGGGGCTGCGCTGCCGGCTGCCGCCGCCACAACGAACAAGGCGCCGGCAGACGTGGCAGCGGGCGTGCCGGTCACCGATCCGCCGGTGTCGGCGCAGGCGCGCGCCGAACTGCTGGCGATGGACGACGCCAGCTACCGGACCTACAAGGCCGACCTCGAGGTGGCCGACGCCCGCTACGAGAGTGGCCAATGGCAGGAAGCCGAACGCTACTATCGGCAGGCGCTTGCGCGCGTCCCCAGTGAAGTGCAGAGCTGGGCCCGGCTGGGTCACACCCTGCTGATGCAGCAGCGTCATGCGGATGCCGTACGTGCCTGCCGAAGGGCTCTCGATCTCGGCGGGCCACGTGCCGAGACTCTCAACAATCTGGCCCTCGCGTACTTCGAACTCGGAGCGCTGGCGCAAGCGCGCGACGCCTATCTCAAGGCCATCGAGACTGCCCCGGAGTGGCCGCTGCCCTACGCCGGTCTTGCCCGCGTCCACTTCACACGCCAGGACTGGAGCGAGGCCGAGAAATATTACCGCCTGGCTCTCGAGCGTGATCCCGGCAATGGCGGCCACCGCCAGATGCTCGATGCGGCCCGGCAGCGGCAGGGCGAGGCCGCTCCCATCAGCCCGACGACAGCGGACCCGGCTGCGCCACGGCCCGGCACCGCGGCGGCACGGTTGGCGGCAGCGCCCGAGGCGGACGAGGTCGGGCCGGCAGCGCGCCCGGCCGTCCAGGCCAACAGCCCTGCCGCCGCCGAAGCCGTGCCGGCGGGCAGGAAGGCGATGATCGCCATCGGCGAATTCATGGTGAAGGCAGCGGGCGCGGGGCAGTTCGTCGGCGACGGCCTGCGTGAAATGATGATGACCACGATGCACGAGAATGGCCGCTTCATCGTCGTCGAACGACTCGATCTGCAGGGTCTTGCCGCCGAACAGGCGCTCTCGCGATCGCCGCTGGCGCGCCCGGACGCGGTGATTGCCGAACGGCAGATGGATGTCGCGGAGATCATGGTCTCCGCGGCGGTCACCGAGTTCGAGCTCGAAGCCTCAGGTTCCGGGCTCGAGCTCGGCGTACCGAAGATCCCGCTCACCTTCGGTCATCAGTCCCGCAATGCCCACCTGGCGATCGATGTCCGCGTCATCGACATCGCGACCGGCCGGGTGCTCGGTGCGAAGAGGATCGAGGGCAAGGCGAGCGCCTCGCAGACCAGCATCGGCGGCACGCTGTCGCGCCGCGGCACCGCCATCCCGGTCAGCCTCGGCGGCTTTCGCAACACACCGATGGAAGCCGCGATCCGCGACTGTGTGCAAAAGGCCAGCGAATACATCACCAGCAGCACGCCGAGGAAGTACTTTCGGCACGAGTAG
- a CDS encoding ABC transporter permease — translation MNLPAMRAIYLFEMARTRRTLLQSIVSPVISTSLYFVVFGAAIGSRIDEIDGVSYGAFIVPGLIMLSILTQSVANASFGIFFPRFTGTIYELLSAPLSYLEIAASYVGAAATKSIFLGLIILATAALFVPLRIEHPFWMLLFLLLTALSFSLLGFIIGIWADNFEKLQLVPMLIITPLTFLGGSFYSIGMLPPLWQTISLFNPVVYLVSGFRWSFHGVADVSVAVSLAMTIAFLAIFLVIVAWIFRTGYRLKS, via the coding sequence ATGAACCTGCCGGCAATGCGGGCGATCTACCTCTTCGAGATGGCGCGGACCCGCCGCACGCTGCTGCAGAGCATCGTCTCGCCGGTGATCTCGACCTCGCTCTACTTCGTCGTCTTCGGCGCCGCCATCGGCTCGCGCATCGACGAGATCGATGGCGTCAGTTATGGTGCCTTCATCGTTCCCGGGCTGATCATGCTGTCGATCCTGACGCAGAGCGTCGCCAACGCCTCCTTCGGGATTTTCTTCCCGCGTTTCACGGGAACCATCTACGAGTTGCTCTCGGCACCGCTCTCCTATCTCGAGATCGCTGCCAGCTACGTCGGCGCGGCGGCAACGAAGTCGATCTTTCTCGGCCTGATCATCCTCGCGACCGCCGCGCTGTTCGTGCCGCTGCGCATCGAGCATCCATTCTGGATGCTGCTCTTCCTGCTGCTGACGGCGTTGAGCTTCAGCCTGCTCGGCTTCATCATCGGCATCTGGGCGGACAATTTCGAGAAGCTGCAGCTCGTACCGATGCTGATCATCACGCCGCTGACCTTCCTTGGTGGCAGCTTCTACTCGATCGGCATGCTGCCGCCACTGTGGCAGACGATCAGCCTGTTCAACCCCGTCGTCTACCTGGTCAGTGGTTTCCGCTGGAGCTTCCACGGCGTTGCCGACGTCAGTGTCGCGGTCAGCCTGGCGATGACGATCGCCTTCCTGGCGATCTTCCTTGTCATCGTCGCCTGGATCTTCAGGACCGGCTATCGGCTGAAAAGCTAG
- a CDS encoding alanyl-tRNA editing protein, which translates to MDTELLFRDDAYLQTASARVTAVHAQGIELERTIFYPLGGGQVGDTGFLVRGSGERVAIVDTRRDAALDAVLHRTAAGAPSPEVGELLTLAIDWPRRHRLMRLHTALHLMSCVVVAPVTGGNIAPDRARLDFDIDMNLLDAQRIEREMNALIGRGIDTETVWISDDELAARPDLVKTMSVQPPRGSGRVRLLRIAGIDLQPCGGTHVRNIAEIGGIRVLRIRNEGRRNRRVEIALAD; encoded by the coding sequence ATGGATACCGAACTGCTCTTTCGTGACGACGCCTACCTGCAAACGGCCAGCGCGCGGGTCACTGCGGTGCACGCGCAGGGGATCGAGCTCGAGCGGACGATCTTCTACCCACTGGGTGGCGGGCAGGTGGGGGACACCGGTTTCCTGGTGCGCGGCAGTGGCGAGCGCGTCGCCATCGTCGATACCCGCCGCGATGCCGCGCTCGATGCCGTCCTTCACCGGACGGCCGCCGGGGCGCCGTCGCCGGAAGTGGGCGAGCTGCTGACGCTGGCGATCGACTGGCCGCGCCGGCATCGGCTGATGCGCCTGCACACGGCGCTGCACCTGATGTCGTGCGTCGTCGTCGCGCCGGTCACCGGCGGCAACATCGCCCCCGATCGTGCCCGCCTCGACTTCGACATCGACATGAACCTGCTCGACGCGCAGCGCATCGAGCGCGAGATGAACGCGCTGATCGGCCGCGGCATCGATACCGAGACGGTCTGGATCAGCGACGACGAACTCGCTGCGCGGCCCGATCTCGTCAAGACGATGAGCGTGCAGCCGCCACGCGGCAGCGGACGGGTCCGGCTGCTGCGCATTGCCGGCATCGACCTGCAGCCCTGCGGCGGCACGCACGTGCGCAACATCGCCGAGATCGGCGGCATCCGCGTCCTGCGCATCCGCAACGAGGGCCGACGCAACCGGCGCGTCGAGATCGCACTCGCCGACTGA
- the sixA gene encoding phosphohistidine phosphatase SixA, whose protein sequence is MSDHHSQNTLYLVQHGEAVAESVDARRPLSEAGRATVDQVATWAARHGLAVDQVRHSGKLRAEQTASILAARLQPPRGVVAQSGMAPNDDVRPVAKTLAGEAGSLMLVGHLPFLARLAALLLSGDSERSLIGFRYACLVGLVRDADQWTIRCVVPAHLTRPQ, encoded by the coding sequence ATGTCCGATCACCACAGCCAGAACACCCTCTATCTCGTCCAGCACGGCGAGGCCGTCGCCGAGTCGGTCGATGCCCGGCGGCCGCTGAGCGAAGCGGGCCGCGCCACCGTCGATCAGGTTGCCACCTGGGCAGCCCGGCACGGCTTGGCCGTGGACCAGGTCCGCCACAGCGGCAAGCTGCGCGCCGAACAGACCGCCAGCATCCTCGCCGCCCGGCTGCAGCCCCCGCGCGGCGTTGTCGCGCAGAGCGGCATGGCGCCCAACGACGACGTCCGGCCAGTGGCGAAGACGTTGGCCGGTGAGGCCGGCTCGCTGATGCTGGTCGGCCACCTGCCCTTCCTCGCGCGTCTGGCAGCCCTGCTCCTCAGCGGCGACAGTGAACGGTCGCTGATCGGCTTTCGCTACGCCTGCCTCGTCGGACTGGTCCGCGACGCCGACCAGTGGACGATCAGGTGCGTCGTCCCCGCGCACCTGACCCGTCCGCAGTGA
- a CDS encoding alpha/beta hydrolase, whose product MNEDTLRPAAGQGSQRLIDGPDEAATTLILAHGAGAGMDSPFMQAVALGIAARGLRVIRFEFPYMAASRRSGMRRPPDRPAVLRQAWLDVLALTAAARPFIGGKSLGGRVASLVADELDVAGLVCLGYPFHPVGKPDVLRIDHLRVMRTPTLIVQGERDPFGSVHEVGGYPLSPQVRLRWLPDGDHGFTPRVASGRTQAENWCKAVDAVCDFVGAVCR is encoded by the coding sequence ATGAACGAGGACACGCTTCGCCCCGCAGCCGGACAAGGCAGTCAGCGGCTGATCGACGGACCAGACGAGGCAGCGACGACGCTCATCCTCGCGCACGGTGCCGGCGCCGGCATGGACTCGCCGTTCATGCAGGCCGTCGCTCTCGGGATCGCGGCGCGTGGTCTGCGGGTCATCCGCTTCGAGTTTCCGTACATGGCGGCAAGTCGCCGCAGCGGCATGCGCCGTCCCCCTGACCGCCCTGCGGTCCTGCGCCAAGCCTGGCTCGACGTGCTGGCGTTGACGGCGGCGGCAAGACCGTTCATCGGCGGCAAGTCGCTCGGCGGCCGCGTCGCCAGCCTGGTTGCCGACGAGTTGGACGTCGCCGGGCTGGTCTGCCTGGGCTACCCGTTCCACCCGGTCGGCAAGCCCGATGTGTTGCGAATCGACCACCTGCGGGTCATGCGGACGCCGACGCTCATCGTGCAGGGCGAGCGCGATCCCTTCGGCAGCGTGCACGAAGTGGGCGGCTACCCACTGTCGCCGCAAGTCCGACTGCGCTGGCTGCCGGATGGCGACCACGGTTTCACGCCGCGCGTCGCATCCGGACGCACGCAGGCGGAGAACTGGTGCAAAGCCGTTGACGCAGTCTGCGACTTCGTCGGCGCGGTCTGCCGCTGA
- a CDS encoding HEAT repeat domain-containing protein, with amino-acid sequence MSPRPPDGRNARELIAALSASHFNDRALALAELVRRGPASTAALVDALPTAGGELRARIAQGLAEIGDPASAEVFAAMLGDADEQVRARGAQGLARIGDARAVDALLQTIDAYPDILREPDTLSTDGLTDFGPAVLPRVVPLLKAPGLMTRARAFLVLRRIFPRLAGGGDWQSLWVEFGRYLPAAEQPQRDAAADRWIAWVERQAL; translated from the coding sequence ATGTCGCCGCGGCCCCCTGACGGGCGCAATGCGCGGGAACTGATCGCCGCCCTGTCGGCGAGCCATTTCAACGACCGGGCGCTGGCGCTGGCCGAACTGGTGCGCCGTGGCCCGGCGAGTACCGCGGCGCTGGTCGACGCGCTGCCGACCGCGGGCGGCGAGCTGCGCGCCCGGATCGCCCAGGGGCTGGCGGAGATCGGCGACCCCGCCAGCGCCGAGGTGTTCGCGGCGATGCTCGGCGACGCCGACGAGCAGGTACGGGCGCGGGGTGCGCAGGGTCTCGCGCGCATCGGCGACGCGCGCGCCGTCGATGCCCTCTTGCAAACCATCGACGCCTATCCGGACATCCTGCGCGAGCCCGACACGCTGTCCACCGACGGCCTGACCGACTTCGGGCCGGCGGTCCTGCCGCGCGTCGTGCCGCTGCTCAAGGCGCCGGGACTGATGACCAGGGCGCGGGCATTCCTCGTCCTGCGGCGGATCTTCCCCCGGCTGGCTGGTGGCGGCGACTGGCAGTCGCTGTGGGTCGAATTCGGGCGCTATCTGCCTGCCGCCGAACAGCCGCAGCGGGATGCGGCGGCCGATCGGTGGATCGCCTGGGTCGAGCGGCAGGCCCTTTGA
- a CDS encoding DUF4157 domain-containing protein encodes MTFKSRARGLTGVKPVSSDAGGGAARSGMPRFLARQRGAERGVAAPQSVARTAMGGVPACVPRALPVATVPLAVPGDDHELEADRAAQQVATATTSAPVSAAGTPSHRGVAPAHGPAALLGNQGRALDGATRSFMEQRFGADFGHVRVHTDWQAAQLNRDLRANAFTQGSDIFYGAGRGPGRDQLTAHELAHVVQQSGGSRAGSAIPLTARTGPAPIQCSFAGTYMIPGSSSLFEIDLQTREGALAASPTKSGLDGYLRFVPGIGEPNSSVIGIWQVNSTIDASGADVNAASMPAAQAPRGALGDPGLRTEEDPLRGIEGGFKTDVLHRPNAASPGVPAGSALSPRYAWGAAAPGTVGFGGTTQQPASRGGGIGANPLGQVPGYKRSDDPADIRTASLYDFPGTSSPTDVITWTFESAAIGEDTMVTYGAVNWGFTVDAGHVTNEHLHVDAGTSATFDEALERHRDFYVHEPVTFYFDFNDDVLNATEQAKIDGFLPYLTRNPDVELALEGFADQVGGASQYNRDLSLRRAHAVEAALLAKGIAAARINGIIIGHGASTAATADAGTGDEGGDAAVGADQSREANRWANRRVIVTFSHVAAAP; translated from the coding sequence ATGACTTTCAAATCGCGAGCCAGGGGTCTGACGGGCGTCAAGCCTGTCAGCAGCGATGCGGGCGGTGGCGCGGCACGCAGCGGCATGCCGCGTTTCCTCGCGCGGCAGCGAGGCGCCGAGCGCGGCGTCGCTGCCCCGCAGTCGGTGGCACGGACCGCGATGGGCGGCGTCCCCGCCTGCGTGCCGCGGGCACTGCCCGTGGCGACCGTGCCGCTTGCTGTGCCGGGCGATGATCACGAGCTCGAGGCAGACCGGGCGGCGCAGCAGGTCGCGACGGCGACGACGAGCGCGCCGGTGTCGGCCGCGGGCACGCCGTCGCACCGCGGCGTGGCGCCCGCGCACGGGCCGGCCGCGCTGCTCGGCAACCAGGGGCGGGCGCTCGACGGCGCGACCCGCAGCTTCATGGAGCAGCGCTTCGGCGCCGACTTCGGGCATGTGCGGGTGCATACCGACTGGCAGGCGGCACAACTGAATCGCGACCTGCGGGCCAATGCCTTCACCCAGGGCAGCGACATCTTCTATGGCGCGGGCCGTGGACCGGGACGTGACCAGTTGACCGCGCACGAACTGGCACACGTTGTCCAGCAGTCGGGCGGTTCACGCGCCGGCAGCGCCATTCCGCTGACGGCGCGCACTGGTCCGGCGCCGATCCAGTGCAGCTTCGCCGGCACCTACATGATTCCCGGCAGCAGCAGCCTCTTCGAGATCGATCTGCAGACACGCGAGGGCGCACTGGCTGCCTCGCCGACGAAGAGCGGACTAGACGGCTACCTGCGCTTCGTCCCCGGAATCGGCGAGCCCAACTCGAGCGTGATCGGCATCTGGCAGGTCAACAGCACGATCGACGCCAGTGGCGCCGACGTCAATGCGGCGTCGATGCCGGCGGCGCAGGCGCCGCGCGGCGCGCTCGGCGATCCGGGATTGCGCACCGAGGAGGATCCGCTGCGTGGCATCGAGGGCGGTTTCAAGACCGATGTGCTGCACCGGCCGAACGCAGCCAGTCCGGGGGTGCCGGCGGGATCGGCGCTGTCGCCCCGCTATGCCTGGGGCGCGGCTGCCCCCGGGACGGTCGGCTTCGGCGGCACGACGCAGCAGCCGGCGTCGCGCGGCGGCGGCATCGGCGCGAATCCGCTCGGGCAGGTGCCGGGCTACAAGCGCTCGGACGATCCGGCCGACATCCGCACGGCGTCGCTGTACGATTTTCCGGGCACCAGCAGTCCGACCGACGTCATCACCTGGACCTTCGAGAGCGCTGCGATCGGTGAGGACACGATGGTCACCTACGGCGCGGTGAACTGGGGCTTCACGGTCGATGCCGGGCACGTGACGAACGAGCACCTGCACGTCGATGCCGGGACCTCGGCAACGTTCGACGAGGCGCTCGAGCGCCATCGCGACTTCTACGTCCATGAACCGGTGACCTTCTACTTCGACTTCAACGACGATGTCCTGAACGCGACCGAGCAAGCCAAGATCGACGGCTTCCTGCCCTACCTGACACGCAATCCGGACGTCGAGCTGGCTCTCGAAGGCTTCGCCGACCAGGTCGGCGGCGCCAGCCAGTACAACCGCGACCTGTCGCTGCGGCGCGCGCACGCGGTCGAGGCGGCGCTGCTGGCGAAGGGGATCGCCGCGGCGCGGATCAACGGCATCATCATCGGTCACGGCGCGTCGACGGCCGCCACCGCCGATGCCGGCACCGGCGACGAGGGCGGCGACGCCGCGGTGGGTGCCGACCAGAGCCGCGAGGCCAACCGCTGGGCCAACCGGCGCGTCATCGTGACATTCAGTCATGTCGCCGCGGCCCCCTGA